GAggaatttgcttcgatttttaaactaatttattttttaaatttaaattttatatattatagaatataattatttcaaaaatattagaaatataaataataactaatgcgaaaatattaaaatttggaataaattaaaaccgaaaaatattatataaataaaagtttagaattttaatattaacaaatagaaaaaaaaactaagtcggGCCGGGGCGGTGGATCGTTTCCCGGTAGAGGTCTTCACTCCTCCTCTGTAGTTCCTCCTCTTGCTGCTGAGTACGAGAAGGCTCGGGAACCGGGTTCCGTCGTCGCATATCCGCCAACAACTCCTCCCATTGGGGATTTCCAGAAGATATAACTTCCAGAAACCCCTCCACTCCACCCATACGAGCTTGGAATGATTGGCGCGTAGACTCCAACTCCGTCTGCGTCGACGCCAACTGAGTCCGCGTCGAGTGTAACTCCGAACGCAGCTCAGTGACTTCGTCGGCTCGTCTCTGaccataagacgatgtcgctcttgggacatcgttgacggaaccgattcccaacgtacgtccctttttcttagggacgacctacaaagaaaaaataaagtttaatgttaatattttaaaaaaatagattaaaagtagattaaaaggtaaaatttttacctcctcgtaaatctgatccacttcttgagtggataatacgaccggtattccatcgggagattgctgggtcagctgggtttggcggtcttcaatccgagcaacgacatcgttgtagatttgctcggacctcGGATCCACAAATACCCCCGCCTTGGTCTTGTGGGTCCTCTCGTAAAGCTCTTAAGAGACGGGAGTTGTCCCGTCTCTTTggcctgaaaatatttaaaatttaaaaagttagaatcaatatacatatataagtacatattaattattaaaatatttaatatgaaaaaaaattagaaattaattaccATTTCCAAGCGGACACGGGCATGGGGTTTTTTGACCCGTACAGTGAAGCATCGGGCCGTTGCCGTGCTCGTCTTTGGTGTTACGAGAGGCGGAGCAGGCGTTGGAGATCGCAATGGATGATGGCAGCTCCCAGTAACGGATGAGACCATCGTAGACATCCTTGGTCAGCTCAGCGGGTTGCCCGTCCTTGTAACCCTTGTAGATCCAGTCCTCCTTCCAGTTGCCTACGGTGTCCAACAACCGCTTCTTCGCCTTTGCGGTGAACTCCCGTTTCACGTCCTCGTGaaccccgatggaccaatggtatctttgctgcatttttaaacccaaaaaaattaataattagttaaaaaatattaatgaaataaaagttaataataaaaattaaacataaaataattattttaaaaaacttacagcAAACATCTTGAACCACGTGTTTCTAACGTGGTGCGGCGTCTTTTTCCAGTTTGGGTGAGCCTCTGAGAAGTATCCTTTGATGATATCGGATACGCTCGTAGCGACAGAATTGTCGAccccaaacctgaaaaaaacaaagttaaagtattaaaaaaaatattaataattttttaaaatatttaaataaaaaaaattacgtacCACCGAGTCCCCTCTGGTCGGTCGGGGTCTAAAACCGGTAAACCGGCTCGGCCTGGTTGAGCGAGAAGATCCTCAACCGTGTACCGAGCAAAAGGAGCGGTCGGCGGCACCCGCAACTCCGGATGAATGTATCCGGGTGCAACCGGATCTGGAACCGCCTGAGGTGCAGCAGGTGGGGGTGGTGCACCAGATGGAGGAACCGGTGGTGGCTGTGACTGAGACTCCGGGACAATCTCCGGGATGGAGGAACCGGGAGCTGAAGATGATGATCCAGCAGCAGGATCACCACAGAACATCTGACTGTAGTGGGGGGTTTTCTTCTGCTTGTTCTTTCTaaccatctgaaaaaaaattcagattgttagaaaaaacaagtagaagaaatcaaactaatcaaaaaTCTCTACACTAACCACCTAATCAActataaacctatctaaattcactaaactaaaccacctaattctagagagagattagagagaaccTTGGGAGGTGTAGGAGAGGAAATTGGGACGAAATGAAGTGGCTGGTTCTCGCGGgtatatataagattacataggGACGTAAagtcctcgtaaatttacgacgaaacagcAAGGCCCGTGTCATTATTTACGACGATTTTGCAAGGCCCGTCTTTTTAACTTTACGACGAAattgcaaggcccgtgtttttgTTCACGTGGATATTACGACGAAACCGTGGATTTAGCATTTGTTTTTTAcattccctaaaccctaaacccaaattcctaatttttattattttttaatcatgaaattttaattatataggtttaatttattttttaagtgaatcgaaaccgtatatatatagattgaggtttggggtttagggtatagggatttcataaaaacatgtTAATTCTCGTAAAAAGCGTGGTTATTACGACGAAAAAGAAACAatccttgctaattccacgtaagcaagtttcgtcgtaaagacctcgcaagcttacgtggaattagcaaggatagttttttttttcgtcgtaaaggacacgttaattacgagtttttaacgaggttattttgtaaatccctaaacccctaaccctttaccctaaatccctaaatccctaaacccctatCCCATTACTAGTAACATCTATATGTGTTAAGTTAATTTaatcaagaaattttaaatatgcatgTTTATTAAGTCTTCTTGAGTGAATTGAGTTTAGCAATGTAAACCTTATATATGATTCACTTATAAGTTAAGgaagttttggttaattttgggtttgatgttttaaattcttaatttttttaatcatacaatGTTAATTATACAGGTTTATTGTGTCTGCtaagtgaaaacatatatagattgaggtttggggtttggggtttagagttttagggatttaaacacgaactcgttaaatcaacgtaaataacgaggtctttacgacgaaacagctAAAAGGCTTGTTATTtccacgtaagctgatttcgtcgtaaaaccacgcacgcttacgtggaatttgcaaggcccgtgtttatttttaacgtgtgctttacgacgaaatcagcttacgtggattttgcaaggcccgtgtttttctttacgaggaattaacgtcGATAACCTTAAAATCCCTAAAATGTAAACCACAACACCAAACCTCAAACATCCTTTAACTTATAACTCAATCTCAAACACCAAACcccataccctaaaccccaaatgcATTAATcaagtctgaaaataaataatatttttaaaaaattacatcatcattcagatacatcatcattctcttcaacactagaaacatcatcactttcattaaactcgtcctCAACAGCATCGTCAGTGGTATCgtcgggaagatcttcatactcatgattatgcggatcaatgagtagGATGTCTtccatttgttgttcaggttcttcgacttcattgatgtgttcttcttgcaaaggtggttcttctccaccgaTTATTCGTCCACGGGGTGTAACTTTGATAACAGCTAACCAACTTATTCCAGATTCTCGCAACCTCGGGTATGGTAGGAAGCTAACTTGGTCTGCTTGCGAAGCTaatatgaaaggctcgaatttgttgtacctccgtccaccattgacagcaactacaccgaatttgttaaatcgaacacctctgttgaccacggggtcgaaccagtcacatttgaatatgacgcatttcagcttcaataacccagggaattccacttcaataatctcctgcaagatcccgtagaaatcggtttcgcCTTTCACACAAATTCCATAATTGCTGGTCGCCCGGTGTTTACCATACTCGTACGTATGAAAAGTAAAGCCTCGTGAGAAATACATTggtgatgtggtgacctttgcaAGTGGACCCTGAACTAATTCGTGAAACCATATGGATAATCTGGATCCTCATATTCAAcctgcaaaattaaattaaagagaacATTGAAACAAACGTCTTTCGTTACAACCCGTGGACGAAACAAATATCGGATTGGAGTAaatacctgactcttcaaccatttAATAAAGTGTCGATCTTTCCTTTTATCTACCTCACTTGTGGATATACCTGGGATAGCTTCTTGGACTTGACTAACAAAGGCGCTGTAAAATgcacatattttattagttatatcatcatttgaaaaatatattttaatt
This Raphanus sativus cultivar WK10039 unplaced genomic scaffold, ASM80110v3 Scaffold2808, whole genome shotgun sequence DNA region includes the following protein-coding sequences:
- the LOC130506014 gene encoding uncharacterized protein LOC130506014, with the protein product MLHCTGQKTPCPCPLGNELYERTHKTKAGVFVDPRSEQIYNDVVARIEDRQTQLTQQSPDGIPVVLSTQEVDQIYEEVVPKKKGRTLGIGSVNDVPRATSSYGQRRADEVTELRSELHSTRTQLASTQTELESTRQSFQARMGGVEGFLEVISSGNPQWEELLADMRRRNPVPEPSRTQQQEEELQRRSEDLYRETIHRPGPT